A genomic window from Lentibacter algarum includes:
- a CDS encoding heme lyase CcmF/NrfE family subunit gives MTPEIGHFALALALAMAIVQSVLPIWGASRGNVLWMQSARWSSLGQVIFVAIGFGALMQAFVTSDFTVKNVVNNSHSLKPLLFKVAGTWGSHEGSLLLWVLILTVFGAAVSVFGANIPETLKARTLSVQAWISVGFITFMLFTSNPFDRVFPPPMDGQDLNPLLQDVGLAMHPPLLYIGYVGFSIVFAFAVAALIEGRVDAAWARWVRPWTLAAWMSLTAGIALGSWWAYYELGWGGWWFWDPVENVSFMPWLMGTALLHSAIVTEKRGAFKSWTILLAILTFSLSLLGTFIVRSGLLTSVHAFAVDPERGMYILGLLAVSIGGSLALFAWRAPMLEAGGLFKPISREAGLLVNNLILATATGVVLLGTLYPLFYEALTGGEKLSVGPPFFNSAFIPLMLPLVFVMGLGPYLSWKRADLAGVLQRLRFVAVLSVLATLAVWFLTEGGPVLGYLSVLLAIWLFAATVREWAMRVRLFEVPFPESRRRIRNLPRSSHGMSMAHAGLAVAMFGFIGSSVWKTEEVVFVKPGSEISISGFDVTFEGVERARGPNYFADRGSLTVRRDDKFITQLYPERRTYPVAQSSTTESDIRTTFAGDLYTSIANPASEEAGAEGAWTLRILYEPLVVFIWIGTTMLVLGGGLSLSDRRLRIGAPRRKAPEPIISPAE, from the coding sequence ATGACACCTGAAATCGGCCACTTTGCTTTGGCATTAGCACTTGCGATGGCGATTGTTCAAAGCGTGCTTCCTATTTGGGGTGCTAGTCGTGGCAATGTGCTTTGGATGCAATCCGCGCGCTGGTCTTCCCTAGGTCAGGTGATTTTCGTCGCCATCGGATTTGGCGCATTGATGCAGGCTTTTGTAACCAGTGACTTTACCGTCAAAAACGTTGTTAACAATTCGCATTCGTTGAAACCGTTGCTGTTTAAAGTAGCAGGCACATGGGGTAGCCATGAAGGATCGCTTTTGCTGTGGGTTCTGATTTTGACCGTCTTTGGAGCTGCGGTATCCGTTTTTGGAGCCAACATTCCTGAAACGTTGAAGGCGCGAACCTTGTCTGTTCAGGCATGGATCAGCGTAGGCTTCATCACCTTCATGTTGTTCACTTCAAATCCGTTTGATCGGGTTTTTCCACCTCCGATGGATGGCCAAGACCTGAACCCATTGCTGCAAGACGTTGGCTTGGCGATGCATCCTCCGCTTTTGTATATTGGATATGTCGGCTTTTCGATCGTATTTGCGTTTGCTGTGGCCGCACTGATTGAAGGAAGGGTTGACGCCGCTTGGGCAAGGTGGGTGCGCCCCTGGACGCTTGCAGCGTGGATGAGTTTGACCGCAGGCATCGCGCTGGGTTCTTGGTGGGCTTATTATGAACTTGGCTGGGGTGGCTGGTGGTTCTGGGATCCGGTCGAAAACGTGAGCTTCATGCCGTGGCTCATGGGAACGGCGCTTCTGCATTCTGCAATCGTTACAGAAAAAAGAGGTGCGTTCAAAAGTTGGACAATTCTGCTCGCAATTTTGACCTTCTCGTTATCGCTTCTGGGAACGTTTATTGTTAGATCAGGCTTGCTGACTTCTGTTCATGCATTTGCCGTCGATCCGGAGCGCGGGATGTATATTTTGGGCTTGCTCGCAGTTTCTATCGGTGGCTCGCTTGCGCTGTTCGCTTGGCGCGCTCCGATGTTGGAGGCGGGGGGATTGTTCAAACCGATCAGCCGCGAAGCGGGTTTATTGGTCAACAACCTAATTCTTGCGACAGCAACCGGTGTGGTATTGTTAGGTACACTTTATCCCCTTTTCTACGAGGCTTTGACGGGCGGAGAGAAACTGTCCGTCGGGCCACCCTTCTTCAATTCTGCATTCATACCGTTGATGTTGCCCTTGGTTTTCGTAATGGGACTTGGGCCATATCTTTCGTGGAAGCGCGCAGACTTAGCGGGCGTCCTCCAGCGCCTGCGGTTTGTCGCGGTTCTATCAGTGCTAGCAACGTTGGCCGTTTGGTTTTTGACCGAAGGTGGTCCTGTTCTTGGTTATCTTTCAGTATTGCTTGCGATATGGCTTTTCGCCGCAACAGTCCGGGAATGGGCGATGCGTGTTCGATTGTTCGAAGTCCCGTTTCCAGAGTCACGCCGACGCATTCGTAACCTGCCGCGTTCCTCGCACGGAATGTCCATGGCGCATGCTGGCTTGGCCGTTGCTATGTTCGGTTTCATTGGGTCGAGTGTTTGGAAAACAGAAGAGGTTGTTTTTGTTAAGCCAGGAAGTGAAATTTCTATTTCTGGTTTCGACGTTACTTTTGAAGGTGTCGAACGCGCGCGGGGCCCCAACTACTTTGCAGACCGTGGCAGTTTGACAGTCCGGCGCGACGACAAGTTTATCACGCAACTTTATCCTGAACGGCGCACATACCCTGTTGCGCAAAGTTCGACGACAGAAAGTGATATTCGCACAACATTTGCGGGTGATCTCTATACATCTATCGCAAACCCCGCATCCGAAGAAGCGGGAGCAGAAGGGGCGTGGACACTTCGCATTCTCTACGAACCATTGGTAGTGTTCATCTGGATAGGCACAACGATGCTGGTTCTGGGAGGCGGGTTGTCGCTTTCTGATCGCCGCCTACGCATTGGGGCTCCACGGCGCAAAGCACCAGAACCAATAATCTCCCCGGCGGAATAA
- a CDS encoding calcium-binding protein → MSNKKILLLGVLISAGFTLQAFADTGHKQNDNSEADTTAESSMVDTPKMDHSRMGSNSDKGGMDMMNGDMMSMMKQMMQMHMKGKMGGDMDHMGGGANGSIDMMGMMDSDMMGMMRQKARIDGSMDLDAKLKEFDADKDGNLNLEEFEALHKSAMQSRMVDRFQHLDANGDGQVSSGEMMAAGGRMAKMSNGAGMDSSTKEHHGDDKK, encoded by the coding sequence ATGTCTAATAAGAAAATCTTGTTGTTGGGTGTCCTGATTTCAGCAGGCTTCACACTCCAAGCGTTCGCAGACACGGGGCACAAGCAAAACGATAACTCCGAAGCGGATACAACGGCCGAATCTTCGATGGTCGATACTCCCAAGATGGATCACTCTCGGATGGGGTCGAATTCCGATAAGGGCGGTATGGACATGATGAACGGCGACATGATGTCCATGATGAAACAGATGATGCAAATGCACATGAAGGGCAAAATGGGCGGTGACATGGACCACATGGGGGGCGGCGCAAATGGCAGCATTGACATGATGGGTATGATGGATAGTGACATGATGGGTATGATGCGGCAAAAGGCCAGAATAGACGGCAGCATGGACTTGGATGCCAAACTCAAAGAATTTGACGCCGACAAAGACGGAAATTTGAACCTTGAGGAATTTGAAGCCTTACATAAATCCGCAATGCAAAGTCGGATGGTTGACCGCTTTCAGCATCTAGACGCAAATGGCGACGGGCAAGTTTCCTCCGGAGAAATGATGGCTGCCGGTGGGCGCATGGCTAAAATGAGCAACGGCGCAGGTATGGATTCCTCGACGAAAGAGCATCATGGCGACGACAAGAAATAG
- a CDS encoding L,D-transpeptidase family protein: MRTNFGSTRRLFLFGSLATFLSACANKFRKYDGPEVTRLQMFKGQRKLYLYNNSKVLKSYDFDLGFAPVGHKQFEGDGKTPEGAYTIDKRNPNSLFHLSVGISYPNEADIAYAKERGRKPGGEIFIHGAQRPGIDPIKPDWTAGCIAVTNWEIEEIYAMVRDGTPIDIFP; the protein is encoded by the coding sequence ATGAGAACTAATTTTGGGTCAACGCGGCGCCTATTCCTATTTGGTTCATTGGCTACTTTTTTGTCAGCTTGCGCAAATAAATTTCGCAAATATGACGGCCCCGAAGTTACCCGCTTGCAGATGTTCAAAGGCCAACGAAAGCTCTATCTCTACAATAACTCGAAGGTCCTGAAGTCTTATGATTTTGACTTGGGTTTTGCACCAGTCGGACACAAACAGTTTGAAGGCGACGGGAAAACACCTGAGGGTGCCTACACCATCGACAAACGTAATCCTAATAGCTTGTTCCATCTTTCAGTTGGAATTTCCTATCCCAACGAGGCGGACATAGCGTATGCAAAAGAACGAGGCCGCAAGCCAGGTGGTGAGATCTTTATCCATGGCGCGCAAAGACCCGGTATTGACCCTATCAAACCTGACTGGACTGCAGGTTGCATCGCTGTCACAAATTGGGAAATTGAAGAGATTTACGCAATGGTTCGTGATGGAACACCTATCGACATATTCCCTTAG
- a CDS encoding L,D-transpeptidase has protein sequence MLTRRHFVISTGALFSAPLPTSLLAAPTSDKSMWDIWDAQVTPPNYDAATSNPWGLHRRFLPQRVEANTGLVPGDIHVDAVARYLYHIGTDGTAMRYGVAIARGNLYEPGTYDIRWKTKWPTWTPTAAMVERDPNLYGNLAEGVDAGPKNPLGSRALYLFVGNRDTYLRIHGSPNPESIGGRASSGCVRMVMAHINGLYEHVNAGSTAFLYAAEKGVTAQS, from the coding sequence ATGTTGACCAGACGCCATTTTGTTATTTCGACGGGTGCGCTGTTCTCCGCACCCTTACCCACCAGTCTTTTGGCGGCCCCCACATCTGATAAATCGATGTGGGATATCTGGGATGCGCAGGTGACGCCACCCAATTACGATGCTGCCACATCAAACCCATGGGGTCTGCATCGGCGCTTTTTGCCACAGCGCGTGGAAGCGAACACAGGACTCGTTCCGGGAGATATCCATGTCGATGCGGTTGCAAGATATCTTTATCATATTGGGACTGATGGTACCGCTATGCGCTATGGCGTAGCGATTGCACGTGGCAATCTTTATGAGCCGGGCACCTATGACATCCGCTGGAAGACAAAATGGCCAACTTGGACGCCGACAGCGGCGATGGTTGAACGCGATCCAAATCTCTATGGCAATCTTGCCGAAGGCGTGGACGCGGGTCCAAAAAATCCATTGGGGTCTCGGGCTCTCTATTTATTTGTAGGCAATCGCGATACGTACCTTCGCATTCACGGTTCCCCAAACCCAGAGTCGATCGGTGGTCGTGCAAGTTCGGGATGTGTACGCATGGTGATGGCGCATATTAATGGTCTTTATGAACACGTAAATGCAGGATCCACTGCATTTCTCTACGCTGCGGAAAAGGGCGTTACCGCTCAAAGCTAA
- a CDS encoding crotonase/enoyl-CoA hydratase family protein: MAKVLYEKDGRIGRITLNRPEVMNAIDDDLPRELAAAVAEADHDRDVHVMVLSGAGKAFCAGYDLAHYAAGNGPNKVVQDMPWDPMQDFQFMWANTQAFMSLFRAMKPVICKVHGHAVAGGSDIALCADLTVMGDTAQIGYMPTRVWGCPTTAMWVHRLGPEKAKRMMFTGDKITGVEAAEMGLVLKSVPDAQLDAEVEALAARMASVPINQLAMQKMVINAAVEEKINQTQRIATVFDGITRHSPEGMNFKARVEQVGWKQAVQERDAGTFDWTRNKPFD, from the coding sequence ATGGCAAAGGTTCTGTACGAGAAAGATGGCCGGATCGGGCGGATCACCCTGAACCGACCTGAAGTGATGAATGCGATCGACGATGATCTGCCGCGCGAACTGGCGGCGGCGGTTGCAGAGGCCGACCATGATCGCGACGTACACGTGATGGTCCTGTCCGGCGCAGGAAAGGCATTTTGCGCAGGCTACGATCTGGCCCACTACGCGGCGGGCAACGGCCCCAACAAGGTGGTGCAGGACATGCCCTGGGACCCAATGCAGGATTTCCAGTTCATGTGGGCGAACACGCAGGCCTTCATGTCGCTCTTTCGGGCGATGAAGCCGGTGATCTGCAAGGTGCATGGACACGCCGTCGCGGGCGGATCAGATATTGCGCTCTGCGCAGACCTGACTGTCATGGGCGACACCGCGCAAATCGGTTATATGCCAACACGTGTCTGGGGCTGCCCGACAACGGCGATGTGGGTGCACCGACTGGGGCCGGAAAAGGCCAAGCGCATGATGTTCACGGGTGACAAGATAACCGGCGTTGAAGCCGCAGAGATGGGACTGGTGCTGAAATCCGTGCCTGACGCTCAGCTCGATGCCGAAGTCGAGGCGCTGGCCGCCCGGATGGCATCCGTGCCGATCAACCAACTGGCCATGCAGAAGATGGTGATCAACGCGGCCGTTGAAGAAAAAATCAACCAGACCCAGCGCATTGCCACAGTATTCGACGGCATCACCCGCCATTCACCCGAGGGCATGAATTTCAAAGCCCGCGTGGAGCAAGTCGGCTGGAAACAAGCGGTGCAGGAACGGGACGCCGGAACATTCGACTGGACCCGCAACAAACCCTTCGACTGA
- a CDS encoding DsbE family thiol:disulfide interchange protein: MKRAFAIVPLLVAGIFGGFFLWGLNPERDPNGIPSVLISQPVPKFKLEPVEGLETLGLSKADLTDNSGPVIVNVFASWCVPCRAEHEVLTKLVERDGQRLFGINYKDKPKDAVRWLEQLGNPYERIGSDITGRAGIEWGISGVPETFIVGSDGTVLYRYVGPVVGEAAIAKFRAALVQAGTLKGASGE, translated from the coding sequence ATGAAACGTGCATTTGCAATTGTCCCACTTCTCGTTGCGGGTATTTTTGGTGGCTTCTTTTTGTGGGGCCTCAATCCTGAACGTGATCCTAACGGTATTCCTTCCGTTTTGATTTCCCAGCCTGTCCCTAAATTCAAGTTGGAGCCTGTTGAGGGACTTGAAACTTTGGGACTTTCAAAGGCGGATTTGACTGACAATTCTGGACCAGTCATCGTGAATGTCTTCGCATCGTGGTGTGTACCATGCCGCGCAGAGCACGAAGTTCTGACGAAACTGGTGGAACGTGATGGTCAACGGCTTTTTGGGATCAACTACAAGGACAAGCCCAAAGACGCTGTTCGTTGGCTCGAACAGCTTGGCAATCCATATGAGCGGATTGGCTCGGATATCACAGGTCGCGCAGGCATTGAATGGGGGATCTCGGGGGTTCCAGAAACGTTTATTGTCGGATCGGATGGGACTGTACTTTATCGCTATGTTGGCCCTGTTGTAGGCGAAGCCGCTATCGCGAAATTCAGGGCAGCTCTCGTTCAAGCAGGGACGCTAAAAGGGGCTTCAGGCGAATGA
- the ccmI gene encoding c-type cytochrome biogenesis protein CcmI, which translates to MIWAFFILLGLAAVILMSMPLLRYKGSMVTSSQATPAILLDQLGEIARDLERGIISEAEAKAAEREIKRRILQESRRAKVASSRTTKEGRKTLLFSIVLVPTLAIGYYAYMGSPEISGIAYAERTAEREEAAKIDELATKLFNQLSNDSKGGQSEGWMLLGETYSKMGQYEAAANAFAIVSKRPEASSGVFSMLGEVLIFAEQGIVTPPAEAAIDKALALDPNNPAGIYYKAVSLSQSGASEQAYDLLVSTLNNLDGFYPWMETFVIEANRIGSEINKARISLASFAPMMSAPGPTGEDIANAESMTDEDRQAFIRSMVERLATRLEVEPEDLDGWMRLGNAYTVLGETDLAVSALEQAQKLLANAPTDDPRLQGVKRALEDLKTKF; encoded by the coding sequence ATGATTTGGGCTTTTTTCATCCTGCTCGGGTTAGCAGCGGTTATTTTGATGAGCATGCCACTTTTGCGTTACAAAGGATCGATGGTGACGTCGTCCCAAGCAACGCCAGCCATTCTTCTGGATCAACTGGGTGAAATTGCGCGTGATCTTGAGCGCGGAATTATTTCGGAGGCAGAAGCAAAGGCGGCTGAGCGTGAAATAAAGCGACGGATCTTGCAGGAGTCCCGTAGAGCGAAAGTGGCTTCGTCTCGCACGACTAAAGAAGGTCGCAAAACACTCCTTTTCAGTATTGTCTTGGTCCCGACCTTGGCGATCGGATACTACGCTTATATGGGGTCACCTGAAATTTCAGGAATTGCCTATGCTGAACGTACTGCGGAAAGAGAAGAAGCGGCGAAGATTGATGAACTCGCCACTAAACTCTTTAACCAGCTGTCAAATGACTCCAAAGGCGGACAATCAGAGGGTTGGATGCTCTTGGGAGAGACCTATTCGAAAATGGGTCAGTATGAAGCAGCCGCCAATGCCTTCGCGATTGTATCAAAGCGTCCAGAAGCAAGTTCAGGCGTATTTTCGATGCTCGGAGAAGTATTGATCTTTGCTGAGCAAGGTATTGTTACTCCGCCAGCTGAAGCCGCAATTGACAAAGCGCTTGCTTTGGATCCGAACAACCCCGCAGGAATTTATTACAAAGCGGTATCGTTGTCTCAATCAGGAGCGTCTGAGCAAGCCTATGATTTGCTGGTTTCGACGCTGAACAATTTGGACGGCTTCTATCCTTGGATGGAAACATTTGTGATTGAGGCAAATAGGATTGGCAGCGAAATTAATAAGGCTCGGATCTCTCTCGCGAGTTTTGCACCGATGATGTCTGCTCCGGGTCCAACAGGTGAAGATATTGCGAATGCTGAAAGCATGACAGATGAGGATCGTCAGGCGTTTATCCGATCAATGGTCGAGCGTTTGGCAACGCGCCTTGAAGTCGAGCCAGAGGATTTGGATGGCTGGATGCGACTTGGGAACGCTTACACGGTCTTGGGCGAGACTGATTTGGCTGTTAGCGCGCTTGAGCAGGCGCAAAAGCTGTTGGCCAATGCGCCTACTGATGATCCGCGCCTACAAGGTGTGAAGAGAGCGCTGGAAGACCTAAAAACTAAATTTTAG
- a CDS encoding IS3 family transposase (programmed frameshift), which yields MKNGRFSDAQIMGILKQAESGVPVSELCREHGMSSASFYKWRAKFGGMDASMVSQMKAMEAENRRLKRMYAEMSMQNDLLKEALGKKAVRPSQRREMAVNAVRTKQVSIALACRAFEISETCYRYERKFDDENAEIADWLVRLTANRKTWGFGLCFLYLRNVKGYEWNHKRVYRIYCELELNLRIRPRKRLKRPKPDELAVPEAPNHTWSMDFMQDQLADGRKFRTLNVLDDYNREGLGIEVDFSLPAVRVVRSLNQIIEWRGAPEVIRVDNGPEYVSGLLKSWAETRGIHIEYIQPGKPQQNAYIERYNRTVRHEWLDQNIFETIEEAQEQATEWLWTYNNDRPNMAIGGITPAMKLKIAA from the exons ATGAAGAACGGACGATTTAGCGACGCGCAGATCATGGGTATTTTGAAGCAAGCGGAGAGCGGTGTGCCTGTCTCTGAGCTGTGCCGTGAACATGGGATGAGCAGTGCGAGTTTTTACAAATGGCGTGCGAAGTTCGGCGGCATGGATGCTTCGATGGTATCGCAAATGAAGGCGATGGAGGCTGAGAACCGTCGTCTGAAGCGGATGTATGCTGAGATGAGCATGCAGAATGATCTGCTGAAGGAAGCCCTTG GAAAAAAAGCGGTAAGGCCGTCTCAGCGACGCGAGATGGCCGTAAACGCGGTGAGAACGAAACAGGTCAGCATCGCGCTGGCGTGCCGCGCCTTTGAGATCAGCGAAACGTGCTATCGTTATGAGCGCAAGTTTGACGATGAGAATGCTGAGATCGCGGATTGGTTGGTACGCCTGACGGCCAATCGCAAGACGTGGGGCTTTGGGTTGTGTTTTTTGTATCTACGCAACGTCAAAGGCTATGAATGGAACCACAAGCGCGTGTACCGGATCTACTGCGAGTTGGAGCTGAACCTGCGTATCAGGCCGCGTAAGCGGCTGAAACGGCCCAAGCCGGATGAACTGGCAGTGCCGGAAGCCCCCAACCACACATGGTCGATGGACTTTATGCAGGATCAGCTGGCGGATGGGCGAAAGTTCCGGACCCTCAATGTGTTGGATGATTACAACCGAGAGGGCCTGGGCATTGAAGTGGACTTCTCGCTACCCGCCGTGCGTGTTGTGCGCAGCCTGAACCAGATCATCGAATGGCGCGGCGCGCCGGAGGTAATCCGCGTTGATAACGGCCCAGAATATGTCAGTGGGCTGCTGAAATCATGGGCTGAGACGCGTGGCATTCACATTGAATACATCCAGCCAGGAAAGCCGCAACAGAACGCCTACATCGAGCGCTACAATCGCACGGTGCGCCACGAATGGCTGGATCAGAACATCTTTGAAACTATCGAGGAGGCCCAAGAACAAGCAACCGAATGGCTCTGGACTTACAACAACGACCGGCCCAACATGGCCATCGGCGGCATCACACCCGCTATGAAACTGAAAATCGCCGCGTAG
- a CDS encoding rhodanese-like domain-containing protein has product MATTRNRPSENSAAQVSRRAALLSLAAMAATPTLLAAQTYEIWSVGDAHDALQTDLIRMIDIRSQGEWTKTGVAEKAWPISLHDARFSERLFAARTLADGRPIALICATGGRSGSVMRSLRQANYSGFIDVSEGMLGSARGPGWIASGLPILEIDAALSDLPSQLV; this is encoded by the coding sequence ATGGCGACGACAAGAAATAGACCTAGTGAAAACAGTGCAGCGCAAGTAAGTAGGCGCGCTGCACTTTTATCGCTAGCGGCGATGGCCGCTACTCCAACATTGCTTGCCGCTCAAACCTACGAAATATGGTCGGTTGGAGACGCTCATGACGCGCTGCAAACTGACCTGATCAGGATGATTGATATTCGATCTCAGGGGGAGTGGACAAAAACCGGTGTTGCTGAAAAAGCTTGGCCAATCAGCCTGCACGACGCTCGGTTTTCGGAGCGCTTATTCGCAGCACGCACGTTGGCAGACGGTCGGCCTATTGCCCTGATTTGTGCAACAGGTGGCCGATCAGGAAGCGTGATGCGAAGCCTTCGCCAAGCAAATTATAGCGGTTTCATCGACGTCTCGGAAGGTATGCTTGGATCTGCTCGCGGGCCTGGATGGATCGCCTCTGGACTGCCTATTTTAGAGATAGATGCCGCTTTATCAGACCTACCTTCGCAATTGGTGTGA
- a CDS encoding response regulator, whose product MTEMPHILVVDDHPEIRKSVSSFLERNGMKTSSAENAADMDAKLARSQFDLIVLDIMMPGEDGLSACKRLSRESNTPILMLTALGDADDRISGLDSGADDYLAKPFNPRELVARINAILRRTQKLPQIEALAGKTVRFAHLELDYDGRNLKDADGRRTQLTYGELKLLSLLLERPRMVLSRDELLEMSTGRTAGPLDRTIDNQISRLRRKIEQDVLRPSIIATVRHGGYSLSCDVEVLS is encoded by the coding sequence ATGACTGAAATGCCCCATATCTTGGTCGTCGATGACCACCCAGAAATTCGAAAGTCCGTTTCTAGCTTTCTGGAGCGGAACGGGATGAAAACGTCGAGCGCTGAAAATGCTGCTGATATGGATGCAAAACTTGCGCGGTCGCAGTTTGACTTGATTGTTTTGGATATAATGATGCCCGGTGAAGACGGCCTTAGCGCGTGCAAACGTCTAAGCCGAGAAAGCAACACACCGATCTTAATGCTCACAGCTCTTGGGGACGCCGACGATCGTATCTCAGGGCTTGATTCAGGGGCGGACGACTACCTCGCAAAGCCTTTCAATCCACGAGAATTGGTCGCGCGGATAAATGCAATTCTGCGCCGAACGCAGAAACTGCCTCAGATAGAAGCATTAGCGGGCAAAACGGTCCGATTTGCGCATCTTGAATTAGATTATGATGGACGTAATCTTAAAGACGCAGATGGGCGGAGAACTCAACTAACCTATGGGGAATTGAAGCTGTTATCGCTTTTACTTGAACGTCCTAGAATGGTGCTAAGCCGTGATGAGCTTTTGGAAATGAGCACTGGACGTACAGCGGGCCCTCTAGATCGAACAATTGACAATCAAATAAGTAGATTGCGGCGCAAGATCGAGCAAGACGTTCTCCGGCCGAGTATCATCGCAACCGTGCGTCATGGCGGTTACAGTTTATCCTGCGATGTTGAGGTGCTATCTTGA
- a CDS encoding TVP38/TMEM64 family protein, which produces MKTDRRRFLFVTVALGASILFLAWLLGCFPTVDRAMIERWIAFAGPWGPFLIVALMTASIVASPIPSAPIALVSGAAFGHFYGAIYVAIGSELGALTAFIIARNLGRSYVELWLSGKPKFNFLGSQNFLMLAVFGSRLLPFISFDAMSYAAGLSSLHLWRFLVATLAGILPASFLLAHFGAEAMSGGFGKAEWIILGLGFITSIPLIVAAIWKRGPTASLVTGQD; this is translated from the coding sequence ATGAAAACAGATCGGCGTCGTTTTCTTTTTGTCACCGTCGCTTTAGGCGCAAGTATATTGTTTCTTGCTTGGTTGCTTGGTTGCTTCCCCACCGTAGACCGCGCAATGATTGAGCGTTGGATCGCCTTTGCCGGCCCATGGGGCCCGTTCTTAATAGTCGCCCTAATGACGGCCTCTATCGTTGCCAGTCCAATACCAAGCGCACCAATTGCTCTGGTAAGTGGTGCTGCCTTTGGGCACTTCTATGGTGCAATTTATGTTGCAATTGGCTCTGAATTGGGTGCGCTTACAGCCTTTATCATCGCTAGAAACCTCGGTCGTTCCTACGTGGAACTTTGGCTGAGCGGAAAGCCCAAATTTAACTTTCTTGGATCGCAAAATTTCCTCATGCTGGCAGTCTTCGGTTCGCGGCTTTTACCCTTCATCTCGTTCGATGCAATGAGCTATGCCGCTGGGCTCAGTTCGCTACACCTATGGCGTTTTCTCGTCGCTACTCTGGCAGGCATTTTGCCTGCCAGTTTTCTATTGGCGCATTTCGGTGCAGAGGCAATGTCGGGAGGCTTCGGTAAAGCCGAGTGGATCATACTGGGGCTTGGCTTTATTACATCCATTCCTTTAATCGTAGCCGCAATATGGAAACGAGGCCCCACCGCAAGCCTGGTGACTGGCCAAGACTAA
- a CDS encoding cytochrome c-type biogenesis protein, translated as MRYLIVVFFLIAPFLAQAVEPDEILQDSALELRAREISRDLRCVVCQNEDIDSSNAGVARDLRIIVREKLVAGDSDQDVLDYVQAKYGDYVLMSPPLNTRTLALWFAPPILAFIAFIVGFFVLRGAGRSRATNDLSEEDEAEVSRFIEAHKSEDQS; from the coding sequence ATGAGATATCTGATTGTAGTGTTCTTCTTGATCGCCCCATTTTTGGCGCAGGCAGTCGAGCCAGATGAAATCTTGCAAGACTCCGCATTGGAATTGCGTGCACGAGAAATTTCAAGGGATCTTCGCTGCGTTGTTTGTCAGAACGAAGATATTGATAGCTCAAACGCGGGTGTCGCACGTGATCTTCGCATTATTGTTCGCGAAAAACTTGTCGCAGGCGACTCGGATCAAGATGTTCTTGATTATGTGCAGGCAAAATATGGCGACTATGTCTTGATGAGTCCCCCTTTGAACACGCGAACGTTAGCACTCTGGTTTGCCCCTCCGATCTTGGCGTTTATTGCGTTTATTGTTGGGTTTTTCGTCCTAAGGGGCGCCGGACGTTCGCGTGCTACCAACGATCTTAGCGAAGAAGATGAAGCCGAAGTCTCGCGCTTTATCGAGGCACACAAGTCAGAGGATCAATCATGA
- a CDS encoding DUF2933 domain-containing protein, with protein sequence MSKSSNPKPTAPSKLMHYGMVICCTVMLLPIALFFLAGGSIVGLWANLGLFVPIALCVGIHVVMFKMMDKSCHGSKDKTASAKAAETGFDQVQVSEIAR encoded by the coding sequence ATGTCAAAATCAAGTAATCCCAAACCAACTGCGCCCTCAAAGCTGATGCACTATGGAATGGTAATTTGCTGCACAGTTATGCTGCTGCCGATTGCGCTTTTCTTTTTGGCAGGTGGAAGCATCGTGGGGCTTTGGGCGAACTTGGGCCTCTTTGTTCCTATTGCCCTATGCGTCGGGATTCACGTGGTTATGTTCAAAATGATGGACAAATCTTGCCATGGAAGCAAAGACAAAACCGCTTCTGCAAAAGCTGCTGAAACGGGTTTCGATCAAGTGCAAGTGTCAGAAATTGCGCGCTAA